Proteins encoded within one genomic window of Mycolicibacterium aubagnense:
- a CDS encoding class II 3-deoxy-7-phosphoheptulonate synthase, which yields MNWTVDVPIDQLPELPPLPEDLRARLADALSRPAAQQPSWPADQAAAMRKVLESVPPITVPSEIEKLKLQLADVAQGKAFLLQGGDCAETFVDNTEPHIRANIRTLLQMAVVLTYGASMPVVKVARIAGQYAKPRSSDTDSLGLTSYRGDMVNGFDPEPAVRVHDASRLVRAYANASAAMNLVRALTSSGLASLQQVHEWNREFVRTSPAGARYEALAGEIDRGLNFMTACGVNDRNLQTAEIYASHEALVLDYERAMLRLSTEFEEPRLYDLSAHYVWIGERTRQLDHAHIAFVETIANPIGIKIGPTTTPEMAVEYVERLDPHNIPGRLTLVSRMGNGKVRDVLPGIIQKVEASGHQVIWQCDPMHGNTHESSTGYKTRHFDRIVDEVQGFFEVHRALGTHPGGIHVEITGENVTECLGGAQDISDDDLAGRYETACDPRLNTQQSLELAFLVAEMLRD from the coding sequence GTGAACTGGACCGTCGACGTACCCATCGACCAGCTGCCCGAGCTGCCCCCGCTGCCCGAGGATCTGCGCGCGCGCCTTGCCGACGCCCTGTCCCGCCCGGCCGCGCAGCAGCCCAGCTGGCCCGCGGACCAGGCTGCCGCGATGCGCAAGGTGCTCGAGAGCGTGCCGCCCATCACCGTGCCGTCCGAGATCGAGAAGCTCAAGCTCCAGCTGGCCGATGTGGCGCAGGGCAAGGCGTTCCTGCTGCAGGGCGGCGACTGCGCCGAGACCTTCGTCGACAACACCGAGCCGCACATCCGGGCCAACATCCGGACCCTGCTGCAGATGGCCGTCGTGCTGACCTACGGCGCCAGCATGCCGGTGGTCAAGGTGGCCCGCATCGCGGGGCAGTACGCCAAGCCGCGTTCGTCGGACACCGACTCGCTGGGCCTGACGTCCTACCGCGGTGACATGGTCAACGGTTTCGACCCGGAGCCCGCGGTGCGAGTGCACGACGCGTCGCGTCTGGTGCGCGCCTACGCCAACGCGAGTGCCGCGATGAACCTGGTCCGGGCGCTGACCTCGTCGGGTCTGGCGTCGCTGCAGCAGGTGCACGAGTGGAACCGCGAGTTCGTCCGGACGTCGCCGGCGGGTGCCCGGTACGAGGCGCTGGCGGGCGAGATCGACCGCGGCTTGAACTTCATGACGGCCTGTGGCGTCAACGACCGCAACCTGCAGACCGCCGAGATCTACGCCAGCCACGAGGCCCTGGTGCTCGACTACGAGCGGGCCATGCTGCGGCTGTCCACCGAGTTCGAGGAACCGCGCCTGTACGACCTGTCGGCGCACTACGTGTGGATCGGTGAGCGCACCCGTCAGCTCGACCATGCGCACATCGCGTTCGTGGAGACCATCGCCAACCCCATCGGCATCAAGATCGGCCCCACGACGACGCCCGAGATGGCCGTGGAGTACGTGGAACGCCTTGATCCGCACAACATTCCGGGCCGGCTCACGCTGGTCAGCCGGATGGGTAATGGCAAGGTGCGCGACGTGCTGCCGGGCATCATCCAGAAGGTGGAAGCCTCCGGCCATCAGGTCATCTGGCAGTGCGACCCCATGCACGGCAACACCCACGAGAGCTCGACGGGTTACAAGACCCGGCACTTCGACCGCATCGTTGACGAGGTGCAGGGCTTCTTCGAGGTGCACCGGGCACTGGGTACGCACCCGGGCGGTATCCACGTCGAGATCACCGGCGAGAACGTCACCGAATGTCTTGGTGGCGCGCAAGATATCTCTGACGACGACCTGGCCGGCCGCTACGAGACGGCCTGCGACCCGCGCCTGAACACCCAGCAGAGCCTGGAACTCGCGTTCCTGGTCGCGGAGATGCTCCGCGACTAG
- a CDS encoding DUF5134 domain-containing protein → MIADIWLRLLVSGLFLVSAAQCGYALVTARENRTWLDQTSRVLHLLMAVAMLVMAWPAGMAVPNRPPMVLFLLAAGWFVVVLLVRTGHRVADGYHAVMMLAMAWMYAVMDGQVLPAQCAGTAADAPRAAASMPSMPGMDMSGGATHSGPMGGCGHPAAWVGVVNWAVTAVFGVAAVWWAVRYFTVRQQRPDAPAHLWFAIACQAMAAAGMAIMFAVMV, encoded by the coding sequence GTGATCGCTGACATCTGGCTCCGGTTGCTCGTGAGCGGGCTGTTCCTGGTGAGTGCGGCGCAATGCGGGTATGCCCTGGTCACGGCCCGCGAGAACCGGACGTGGCTCGATCAGACCAGCCGTGTGCTGCATCTGCTGATGGCGGTGGCGATGCTGGTCATGGCATGGCCGGCGGGGATGGCTGTGCCGAACCGGCCGCCAATGGTGCTCTTCCTGCTGGCGGCCGGCTGGTTCGTCGTGGTCCTGCTGGTGCGCACCGGACACCGGGTCGCCGACGGTTATCACGCGGTGATGATGCTGGCGATGGCGTGGATGTATGCGGTGATGGACGGGCAGGTGCTGCCTGCTCAGTGCGCCGGGACGGCTGCCGACGCGCCACGGGCGGCGGCGTCGATGCCGTCCATGCCCGGCATGGACATGTCCGGCGGGGCGACGCATTCCGGCCCGATGGGTGGCTGCGGGCACCCAGCGGCGTGGGTCGGCGTCGTGAATTGGGCGGTCACCGCGGTGTTCGGCGTTGCGGCAGTGTGGTGGGCCGTCCGCTACTTCACGGTGCGGCAGCAGCGTCCCGACGCTCCGGCGCACCTGTGGTTCGCCATCGCCTGCCAGGCGATGGCGGCGGCCGGGATGGCGATCATGTTCGCCGTGATGGTCTGA
- a CDS encoding Rv2175c family DNA-binding protein — MSSIPAAEDVIDPDEAVYDLPAVASMLGIPVTKVHQQLRDGHLIGVRRNGAVVVPKIFFDAKGHVVKQLPGLLVLLRDGGYDDTHIVRWLFTADESLTLTRDGSTERHVNARPVDALHSHQAREVLRRAQAMGY; from the coding sequence GTGAGCAGCATTCCGGCCGCCGAGGACGTTATCGATCCCGATGAAGCGGTCTACGATCTTCCCGCAGTGGCATCCATGTTGGGTATTCCGGTGACAAAGGTGCACCAGCAGCTGCGGGATGGTCACCTGATCGGAGTCCGCCGGAACGGTGCCGTCGTGGTGCCGAAGATCTTCTTCGACGCCAAGGGCCATGTGGTCAAGCAGCTGCCCGGCCTGCTGGTGCTGTTGCGCGACGGCGGGTACGACGACACCCACATCGTGCGTTGGCTGTTCACCGCCGACGAGTCGCTGACCCTTACCCGCGACGGCAGCACCGAACGCCACGTCAACGCCCGTCCGGTCGATGCGTTGCATTCGCACCAGGCCAGGGAAGTGCTGCGGCGCGCCCAGGCTATGGGTTACTAG
- a CDS encoding PepSY-associated TM helix domain-containing protein, whose translation MSQTQLPESDVPATSDPSVWKRFRPALLRLHFYAGLFVAPFILIAAVTGLLYALIPQIDSAVYRHELTVDHVGDRQLPLAAQLASVRAAHPEGTVTSIRPPAAPDETTQVTLAVDDVPADYARTVFVDPYTGAVRGALTTYGQWLPVRAWFDELHRNLHLGAFGRNYSELAASWSWVIAGVGLLLWIGHNKGQPRRLVVPDVRATGRRRLLSWHGTLGVWILAAVALLAVSGMTWSRFAGENVAQLRTQLSWTSPSVDTALPGQAAGAALDEATALRGADATLQVARDAHLRTPMWMYPPATSGQGWQVAERKRDWPTQYDAIVVDPATSKVTSRLDFAEWPVMAKMTDWVIDLHMGILFGLANQLALIAVAIAMIVAILLGYRMWWRRRPTRGDGFALPTGQRRGALSALRPYEAVLLVLVLAGVGYFAPLFGLTLALFVAVDVVLGWRHRRAVAR comes from the coding sequence GTGAGTCAGACTCAACTGCCTGAATCGGACGTCCCCGCCACGTCTGATCCGTCGGTGTGGAAGCGCTTTCGCCCGGCATTGCTGCGGCTGCACTTCTACGCCGGTCTGTTCGTCGCGCCGTTCATCCTGATCGCTGCGGTCACCGGGCTGCTGTACGCGCTGATCCCGCAGATCGACAGCGCGGTGTACCGGCATGAACTCACCGTCGACCATGTCGGGGACCGGCAGTTGCCATTGGCGGCCCAACTGGCGTCGGTCCGCGCGGCCCACCCGGAGGGCACCGTCACCAGCATCCGGCCGCCCGCCGCGCCGGACGAGACGACGCAGGTGACGCTCGCGGTGGACGACGTACCGGCCGACTACGCGCGCACGGTGTTCGTCGACCCGTATACGGGTGCGGTCCGCGGCGCCCTGACCACGTACGGCCAGTGGCTGCCGGTGCGGGCCTGGTTCGACGAACTGCACCGCAACCTGCATCTCGGGGCCTTCGGGCGGAACTACAGCGAGCTGGCGGCCAGCTGGTCGTGGGTGATCGCCGGTGTCGGCCTGCTGCTCTGGATCGGGCACAACAAGGGACAGCCGCGCCGGCTGGTCGTCCCGGATGTGCGGGCGACGGGGCGGCGCCGGCTGCTGTCGTGGCACGGCACGCTCGGGGTCTGGATCCTCGCGGCGGTCGCGCTGCTGGCGGTGTCGGGCATGACGTGGTCCCGGTTCGCCGGGGAGAACGTCGCCCAGTTGCGGACGCAGCTGAGCTGGACCAGCCCGTCCGTGGACACCGCACTGCCGGGGCAGGCCGCCGGCGCGGCCCTCGACGAGGCCACCGCGCTGCGTGGAGCGGACGCGACGCTGCAGGTCGCTCGCGATGCGCACCTAAGGACCCCGATGTGGATGTATCCGCCGGCGACCAGTGGACAGGGCTGGCAGGTGGCCGAGCGCAAACGCGACTGGCCGACGCAGTACGACGCGATCGTCGTCGACCCCGCCACGAGCAAGGTGACGTCGCGGCTCGACTTCGCCGAGTGGCCGGTGATGGCCAAGATGACCGACTGGGTCATCGATCTCCACATGGGCATCCTGTTCGGCCTGGCCAACCAGCTGGCACTGATCGCAGTCGCCATCGCGATGATCGTGGCGATCCTGCTGGGCTACCGCATGTGGTGGCGCCGGCGGCCGACCCGCGGTGACGGGTTCGCGCTGCCCACCGGTCAGCGGCGCGGCGCATTGTCGGCGCTGCGTCCGTACGAGGCGGTGCTGCTCGTGCTGGTTCTCGCCGGCGTGGGTTACTTCGCCCCGCTGTTCGGCCTCACGCTGGCGCTCTTCGTCGCGGTCGACGTGGTCCTCGGTTGGCGTCACCGCCGGGCGGTGGCCCGGTGA
- a CDS encoding alpha-(1->6)-mannopyranosyltransferase A: MTTSTTAPGALARLIAFGRSDEGRPALLGFAGAILIALGGLGAGSTRQHDPLLESMHLSWFRFGHGLVLSSILLWTGVALMLVAWLALGRRVVDRTATDYTMIATTGFWLAPLLLSVPVFSRDTYSYLAQGALLRDGLDPYLVGPVDNPNSLLDNVSPIWTTTTAPYGPAFILVAKFVTMIVGDHVVQGTMLLRLCMLPGLVMLIWAAPRVARHVGANSAAALWICVLNPLVIVHLMGGVHNEMLMVGLMMAAIALTFERHPIAGVSLIALAVAVKATAGLALPFMVWVWMRQLRERHPWGAVRTWIAATAASGAIFTVVFAVVTLAAGVGLGWLTALAGSVKIVNWLTIPTAVANLIHAIGGLFTTVSFYAVLDVTRIIGIAIIAISLPLLWWRFRHTDREALIGIALVMAVVVLFVPAALPWYYTWPLAIVSALAQSRSAIALIAGFSTWIMVIFKPDGSHGMYSWLHVILATGCAVAAWYSLAHAPEPQMQTATAEPASNP, translated from the coding sequence ATGACCACCTCGACTACTGCGCCCGGGGCGCTGGCCCGGCTGATCGCGTTCGGACGGTCTGACGAGGGCCGCCCGGCGCTCCTCGGCTTCGCGGGCGCCATCCTGATCGCCCTGGGCGGGTTGGGCGCCGGGAGCACCCGACAGCACGATCCGCTGCTGGAGTCGATGCACCTGTCGTGGTTCCGATTCGGTCATGGACTGGTGCTGTCGTCGATCCTGCTGTGGACCGGCGTGGCCCTGATGCTCGTCGCCTGGCTGGCGCTGGGCCGGCGCGTGGTGGATCGCACGGCGACCGACTACACGATGATCGCGACGACCGGCTTCTGGCTGGCTCCGCTGCTGCTGAGCGTGCCGGTGTTCAGCCGCGACACGTACTCCTACCTGGCCCAGGGCGCGCTGCTGCGCGACGGGCTGGACCCCTACCTCGTCGGGCCGGTGGACAACCCGAACTCGTTGCTGGACAACGTGAGTCCGATCTGGACCACCACCACCGCGCCGTATGGGCCGGCGTTCATCCTGGTGGCGAAATTCGTCACCATGATCGTCGGCGACCACGTGGTGCAGGGCACCATGCTGCTGCGGCTGTGCATGCTGCCCGGTCTGGTCATGCTGATCTGGGCGGCGCCCCGGGTGGCCCGCCACGTCGGCGCCAACAGCGCTGCCGCCCTGTGGATTTGCGTCCTCAACCCGCTGGTGATCGTCCATCTGATGGGCGGCGTCCACAACGAGATGCTGATGGTGGGGCTGATGATGGCCGCCATCGCACTGACCTTCGAACGGCATCCCATCGCCGGCGTCAGTCTGATCGCCCTCGCGGTGGCGGTGAAAGCCACCGCGGGACTGGCACTTCCGTTCATGGTGTGGGTCTGGATGCGCCAGTTACGCGAACGACACCCCTGGGGCGCGGTCCGCACCTGGATCGCAGCGACCGCCGCATCCGGTGCGATCTTCACTGTGGTGTTCGCCGTGGTCACGCTGGCGGCGGGCGTCGGGCTCGGGTGGCTGACCGCGTTGGCCGGCTCAGTGAAGATCGTGAACTGGCTGACCATCCCGACTGCGGTGGCCAACCTGATCCACGCCATCGGTGGGCTGTTCACCACCGTCAGCTTCTACGCGGTGCTGGACGTCACCCGCATCATCGGCATCGCGATCATCGCGATCTCCCTTCCGTTGCTGTGGTGGCGATTCCGCCACACCGACCGGGAGGCGCTGATCGGCATCGCGCTGGTGATGGCCGTCGTCGTACTGTTCGTGCCCGCCGCGCTGCCCTGGTACTACACCTGGCCGCTGGCGATCGTCTCGGCACTGGCGCAGAGCCGGTCGGCGATCGCGCTGATCGCCGGGTTCTCGACCTGGATCATGGTGATCTTCAAACCCGACGGATCGCACGGCATGTACTCCTGGCTGCACGTCATCCTGGCGACGGGATGCGCTGTGGCGGCGTGGTACTCGCTGGCCCACGCGCCGGAGCCGCAGATGCAGACGGCGACCGCCGAGCCGGCTAGTAACCCATAG
- a CDS encoding cytochrome c oxidase assembly protein, with translation MPLLGYLAALVGLVAYALISGDQRFVATGDSYPGTLTSCAEPVGYFTAVLAGAICLGGLFYIVTTARPDSNGIIDPPAYRIHLVLERVSLVWLVASALMVVVQAATDAGAPALRLLESGRLGGAIAASEMSRGWIAAALCAAVVALTLRFSVRWIAMCVLLLPSVIGVLALPVTGNASEGPDHDYTTSAVIVFAVALSVLAGTKIAAAVSPPAADLYRRVLIIQVACGTGALIYGVLLLAEQLGPPGLTGSDYGRWASVAAIALAASWITDAAALRRAEPSRLATCLPAIIALAAVSAMAVQTAPRLLHHQFTTWDIFLGYELPDPPNVVRLLTVWRFDTFIGIGAIVLAGAYLYGYLKLRRRGDEWPVGRLIAWLVGCAVLLFTSSSGVRAYGSAMFSVHMGEHMTLNMFVPVLLVLGGPVTLALRALPPAGPDAPPGPREWILWLVHSKVTAALSNPIVAFVLFVASLYAVYFTPIFNTLVRYHWGHELMSVHFLLVGYLFYWGIIGIDPGPKRLPFLGRLGLLFAVMPFHAFFGIATMTMTDTMGGPFYKFVGLPWLSSIGADQHLGGAIAWGSSELPVILVVIALVAQWARQDRRAASRADRHADGDYGDDDLDAYNAMLRELARQRGQQ, from the coding sequence CTGCCGTTGTTGGGTTATCTGGCCGCGCTGGTGGGACTGGTCGCCTACGCACTCATCTCGGGCGACCAGCGCTTCGTCGCCACGGGCGACAGCTACCCCGGAACGCTCACCTCGTGCGCCGAACCGGTGGGGTACTTCACGGCCGTCCTCGCCGGCGCGATCTGCCTCGGCGGGCTCTTCTACATCGTCACCACCGCGCGACCCGATTCCAACGGCATCATCGACCCGCCGGCCTACCGGATCCACCTTGTGCTGGAACGGGTTTCACTGGTGTGGCTCGTCGCCTCCGCTCTCATGGTGGTGGTGCAGGCGGCGACCGACGCCGGCGCCCCGGCGCTGCGACTGCTGGAGAGCGGCCGGCTGGGCGGAGCCATCGCCGCATCGGAGATGTCCCGCGGCTGGATCGCCGCCGCCCTCTGCGCGGCGGTGGTGGCGCTGACGCTGCGGTTCAGCGTGCGCTGGATCGCCATGTGTGTGTTGCTGCTGCCCAGCGTGATCGGCGTCCTGGCCCTGCCGGTCACCGGCAACGCAAGCGAAGGTCCTGACCACGACTACACGACCAGCGCAGTCATCGTGTTCGCGGTGGCACTGTCTGTGCTGGCCGGCACGAAGATCGCCGCGGCCGTCAGTCCGCCGGCCGCCGACCTCTACCGCCGCGTGCTGATCATCCAGGTCGCCTGCGGGACCGGAGCCCTGATCTACGGTGTACTGCTGCTGGCCGAGCAGCTCGGTCCCCCCGGGCTGACGGGCAGCGACTATGGGCGCTGGGCCAGCGTCGCGGCGATCGCGCTGGCTGCGTCCTGGATCACCGATGCCGCGGCGTTGCGGCGAGCCGAGCCGTCACGGCTGGCCACCTGCCTGCCCGCGATCATCGCGCTCGCGGCGGTGTCGGCGATGGCAGTGCAGACGGCGCCGCGCCTGCTGCATCACCAATTCACGACCTGGGACATCTTCCTCGGCTACGAACTGCCCGACCCGCCGAACGTGGTTCGGTTGCTGACGGTCTGGCGGTTCGACACCTTCATCGGCATCGGGGCGATCGTGCTCGCCGGTGCCTACCTGTACGGGTACCTGAAGCTACGGCGCCGCGGCGACGAGTGGCCGGTGGGCCGCTTGATCGCGTGGCTGGTCGGTTGCGCGGTGTTGCTGTTCACCAGCAGCTCGGGTGTGCGCGCCTACGGGTCGGCGATGTTCAGCGTGCACATGGGCGAGCACATGACACTCAACATGTTCGTGCCGGTACTTCTGGTGCTGGGCGGCCCGGTAACCCTGGCGCTACGCGCCCTGCCACCGGCGGGTCCCGACGCCCCACCGGGGCCGCGCGAATGGATCCTGTGGCTGGTGCACTCGAAAGTGACAGCCGCACTGTCGAATCCGATCGTCGCGTTCGTGCTGTTCGTCGCGTCGCTGTACGCGGTGTATTTCACCCCGATCTTCAACACCCTGGTCCGCTACCACTGGGGCCACGAGTTGATGAGCGTGCACTTCCTTCTGGTCGGCTACCTCTTCTACTGGGGCATCATCGGCATCGACCCGGGCCCGAAGCGCCTGCCGTTCCTGGGCCGGCTCGGATTGTTGTTCGCGGTCATGCCGTTTCACGCGTTCTTCGGCATCGCGACCATGACCATGACCGACACCATGGGCGGCCCGTTCTACAAGTTCGTCGGCCTGCCATGGCTATCCAGCATCGGTGCCGACCAGCACCTCGGCGGTGCCATCGCCTGGGGCTCCAGCGAACTGCCGGTCATTCTGGTGGTCATCGCCCTGGTGGCGCAGTGGGCGCGGCAGGATCGCCGCGCTGCGTCCCGCGCGGACCGGCACGCCGACGGCGACTACGGCGACGACGACCTGGACGCGTACAACGCGATGCTGCGCGAACTGGCCCGCCAGCGCGGCCAGCAATAA
- a CDS encoding protein kinase domain-containing protein — protein sequence MLLTREILEPYDCQVQPSRQPDPLIGAVLDGRYRVDAPIASGGMSTVYRGLDTRLDRLVALKVMDSRYSGDQQFLTRFQREARAAAGLKSPGLVAVYDQGGGDISRAAPFLVMELVEGGTLRELLRERGPMPPHAVAAVLAPMLDGLAVAHQAGLVHRDIKPENVLISDSGEVKIADFGLVRAVAEAKITSTSVILGTAAYLSPEQVSTGDADPRSDVYSVGILAYELLTGTTPFTGDNPLSIAYQRLEQDVPPPSAAIAGVPKQFDDLVACATARTPDDRYLDAGDMAAELAAIVTDLDLPEFRVPAPQNSAQHTAAAAQRGRAERTTVATGRAPAPKPAPQHTLQFTMDPAMDPALLELPVVAKQFAGIDVDDFAWARQRSRRAVLFWVITVLTLTALVAAGAWTLGTNINGLF from the coding sequence ATGCTGCTCACTCGGGAGATTCTAGAGCCGTACGATTGCCAGGTGCAGCCATCCCGCCAACCTGACCCACTGATCGGTGCGGTGCTGGACGGGCGCTACCGGGTGGATGCACCGATCGCCAGTGGTGGCATGTCGACCGTGTACCGCGGTCTGGACACCCGGCTCGACCGGCTGGTCGCACTCAAGGTCATGGATTCGCGGTACTCCGGTGATCAGCAGTTCCTGACCCGGTTCCAGCGCGAGGCCCGGGCCGCCGCCGGTCTGAAAAGCCCTGGGCTGGTGGCGGTTTATGACCAAGGCGGCGGAGACATCAGCCGGGCGGCGCCTTTTCTCGTCATGGAGCTGGTCGAGGGCGGCACGCTGCGCGAGTTGCTGCGCGAGCGCGGACCGATGCCTCCGCACGCGGTGGCGGCCGTGCTGGCCCCCATGCTCGACGGCCTCGCGGTGGCCCACCAGGCCGGTCTGGTGCACCGCGACATCAAGCCCGAGAACGTCCTGATCTCCGACAGCGGTGAGGTCAAGATCGCCGACTTCGGGCTCGTGCGCGCCGTAGCTGAGGCCAAGATCACGTCGACGAGCGTCATCCTCGGCACCGCGGCATACCTCTCCCCCGAGCAGGTGAGCACCGGTGACGCCGATCCGCGCAGTGACGTCTACTCCGTCGGCATCCTGGCGTACGAACTCCTGACCGGCACCACGCCGTTCACCGGCGACAACCCACTCAGCATCGCGTATCAGCGGCTCGAGCAGGACGTGCCACCACCGAGCGCCGCAATCGCCGGTGTGCCAAAGCAATTCGACGACCTGGTGGCCTGCGCCACGGCCCGCACGCCCGACGATCGCTATCTCGACGCCGGCGACATGGCGGCAGAGCTGGCCGCGATCGTCACCGATCTGGACCTGCCCGAATTCCGCGTGCCGGCACCGCAGAATTCTGCGCAGCACACCGCGGCGGCCGCCCAACGGGGCCGGGCTGAGCGCACCACGGTCGCGACGGGCCGGGCACCGGCACCGAAGCCGGCGCCGCAGCACACGCTGCAGTTCACCATGGATCCGGCGATGGACCCTGCGCTACTCGAATTACCGGTGGTGGCAAAGCAATTCGCGGGCATCGACGTCGACGACTTCGCCTGGGCCCGGCAACGCTCGCGGCGCGCCGTGCTGTTCTGGGTGATCACGGTCCTCACCCTGACGGCGCTGGTCGCCGCCGGCGCCTGGACGCTCGGCACCAACATCAACGGGTTGTTCTGA
- a CDS encoding zf-HC2 domain-containing protein, which produces MECEIAREALSARMDGEHEPVPARRVDEHLASCPECRQWQDEMNSQMQLLRGLIASDRTRITAVADTVSQPALPDNGAGIDWVRGSLAAVGAIQIVLAVLQAAGVSIGVHVGHSMGEHVVNESTAWSVALGVAMLVAAARPAAAMGLAIVGGVFTSVLAGYVVVDGLTGAVGVVRMLSHLPALAGVVLTVLVWRRHTLGPPRPDRDAAPTLDDITLPDNASRGRRRGHLWPTDGNAA; this is translated from the coding sequence GTGGAGTGCGAGATTGCTCGGGAGGCGCTGTCCGCGCGCATGGACGGCGAGCACGAACCCGTGCCCGCGCGCCGCGTCGACGAGCATCTGGCGTCGTGCCCCGAGTGCCGGCAGTGGCAGGACGAGATGAACAGCCAGATGCAGCTGCTGCGTGGGCTGATCGCCTCTGACCGCACCCGGATCACCGCCGTCGCCGACACCGTCTCCCAACCTGCCCTGCCCGACAACGGCGCCGGTATCGACTGGGTGCGCGGCAGCCTCGCGGCGGTGGGCGCCATCCAGATCGTGCTCGCAGTGCTCCAGGCCGCGGGCGTCAGCATCGGCGTGCATGTCGGGCATTCGATGGGCGAGCACGTGGTCAACGAGTCGACGGCCTGGTCCGTCGCGCTCGGCGTCGCCATGCTGGTCGCCGCCGCCCGGCCCGCCGCGGCGATGGGCCTGGCCATCGTCGGCGGGGTGTTCACGTCGGTGCTCGCCGGCTACGTCGTCGTCGACGGACTGACCGGCGCGGTCGGCGTGGTTCGCATGCTGAGCCATCTGCCGGCGCTGGCCGGTGTGGTGCTGACCGTGCTGGTGTGGCGTCGCCACACCCTCGGGCCGCCCCGGCCAGATCGCGACGCGGCGCCCACGCTCGACGACATCACGCTGCCGGACAACGCCTCGCGCGGGCGCCGCCGGGGCCATCTCTGGCCCACCGACGGCAACGCGGCCTGA